TAGCCTTACAACTCGTCGAATTCGACACAATATCAGGGTCAAGTACTTCAAATTCTCGGCCTTCTTCTATGGCCGAGGCGACCCATTGCACGACATCGGTGCCACCATTGGTGGCATTAAGATATTGAGTAGGAAATTTACATGTAAGGATCTCAAGAATGACTATTCCTAGGCAATAAACATCACATTTTGGTGATACCTTTTTGTATTGTATAACTTCGGGTGATCGataaccaaataatgttgttgtTATGACATTAGGGTTAGTTAGTGGACTAAAGCCATAGTCCATGAGTAATGGTTCATTGTGTAAGGTAATCATAATGTTGCTAGATTTTAGGTTACCATGAGGTATGTCCAAAGATTTTAATTGAGAGTGAAGGGATGATAGGCCTTCTACTATTCCTTTTATGATTTTTAGACGTGTTGGCCAATTTAGTTCTTCATGAACTTTTCCTCGATCACCTGAAAGTACGTTCCATAAAAGAGAGGCTAGATTAGTATAATAAATAAGGACGTTGGAAAAATAAGATGGAGTTGACAAGCATTTAAGTGATTCAAGTCCTCATTAATTATTTGAGTACTTTTGTGGAGGGGCTGAAAAACAAAATTCGTGCGGGCTCATTTCAAAGAGGAAAATATCATACTAATGTAGATAATGGTTAATGGGCTTAACATAAGTATTGTACTCAATTAATaacacaacaataataatgctAAAGCCTTAATCTTAACATATTGTATTCTTAAATATTTGAGTTCTTTATGTTATTCTATATTCATGTTATCCATGTTATCTTCAATATCCTTTTTCCTCTTCTAAGCTCCTTAAAGTTTCAAACTTCCATAACTCAAGTAAagaattttttgttcttctttgcaTATGAACTAAATAATTATCTCTCATTTTCACCTTCAAGACCCATTTTTATGCCTTCGTTTCGAATTCTATCCTTAAAAATACACATATCTCGTCTATCCCCATCTTCCTACACTTACCTCTTCTGAAAAACCAACATTCTAACCCATATAGTAATGTTAGTCTAATGATATCTCAGCAATTAACCTTACTTGAAAATTCAAGATCCTTGCTTATGCCTTCATAATGAATTTATAAGACATATATGCACGTCTTATTTACCCCCAACTTTCTACGATTACCTTTTCTAAAAACCCAACATTCTGACAGAGAACATAATATCTATGGGCTATGCATACACAAAAGAATAACGCAAGAACAATACAAACATATGAAAATTGTTAATCAAGTTAGCCAACATAGAAAATAGATTGATCTTACCATGTAGAAGGTAATGTAAGCTGCCTTTAGGAACATATTCATAAATAACCAACTTCTCATCCCTTGTAAAATGATAAGCCAAAGGAGGCAAAACATTCCTATGTTTAAAACTAGCTAACATCCTAATATGTGCATCAAAACCATCCTTTTGCAATACATTAAGCTCACACATCCTCTTCACAACAACTCCTAATCCGTTACCCATAATCGCCTTATAGGCCGATCCCATGCTCCCATTTCCTAACACCTGAGCCGAAGCTTTCATCAAATCCGTCAATCCAAACATTCCCTTATCAACATTAACAATGACAAAATCCCCTGTCCCCGCACTACTGCCTCCTCTCCTACAACTCCCTTTACTCGAGGAAATTTTAGTATAACCTTCAACATGTAACCCTACCGCAGCCTCATTAGGCTTGTTTTTGGGTTTATTACTTGTAGGAATATCTTgtttttctcttctcttttctttaaTGAAGATAGCTAGGACAACTAAGGATAAAAGCACCACCGTTACACTTACAAAAATTGCTAAAATCCCTTGAAATTGccttatattattatgttcttGATTGTGTTTCAAATCACCTATAGATGTCATAGGAGAAATTAGGGGTGTTCCATGATTATTTCCTTTAATCATAGTCGTACAATCTTTCCTTACAATAACCCCACAAAGATTAGGGTTCCCTACAAAAGAAGTACCATCCCTAAAGTTCAAAAGACTCATAGGAACTTGCCCTTCTAATTCATTATTTGATAAGTTAAGTCTTTCCAATGGAGGTTGCTTAAGGGGAGGAACCATGCCTGAAAATCGATTATTTTCGAGGTGTAACTCGACTAAATTCCTTAGTAAGGCTAACGACGATGGAATTTCACCTGAAAATGAGTTGTTTGCTAGCCAAAGTTTCTTCAAAGACCCCATGTTAATGAAGAAATCGGGATCAATTTTCCCTTCAAACTGATTGTCGGACAAGTAAATGGCTTTTAGCGAGCCTAATCGATTAAGCCAAGGGATAAAACCCGaaaaattattgttttcgaaACTAAGAGTTCGAAGTCCTACAAGATTAGACAATGCATCAACATCAATATTGCCTGATAATCCCATAGATTTCAACCTTAGGCCTATTACAACCCCATCAACACAAATGACTCCCTTCCAAATACTAGTCTTGTTTTTGCAAGGAAAAGTGTTAGGGtcccaagagtttagggactcTGAATTTGTGAAGGAATTCTTTAATTTTAGCAAGGCTTCTACATCATTAAGGGAATGTACCCTTAAACATAATATGATGATCAAAATATAATATGGTAATACAAtgcccatttatatttttatccaAAAAATATATTCGAGGGATAATTATGTGTTGTTGATGATATgatcaattttctgattttttcaattatttttatgtttttttgaatgttttttgatgatttttcatTCATCCAATGCCTAGAAATCatgatgtttttttaaaatgtatttcttttttgggtttataaaaaaaaaattgaaattttgtgttttttgtgaTAAATTAAAGGATAAGGTTAGAGAGCCTCAAATTGATAGAGGTCTCAAAGAATCAAAATGTTTAGGAGAAAGAAGGGGAAAATTGAATGATTAGAGGAAATTTCTTGATTTCACAAAATCATTTACTTGCCGGAAACAAAGGAATTGTAGTATTTTTGGTCCATCAAATTCTAGGAACAATTTTAGCGCTAACTAAAGCAATGGTGGattcaaatttttttcacaaattcttaaatgagacagtcTAATGATGAGACTATCTCTATTGAGATGACCCATATACAAGTAGtatgttaaagtgattacttagagttttaaagtgaataattaaaaaaatgagttaATTACAATTTATATGAGTTTGCCTCATGGTAAGACGTCATAAAAGACgagtttaattattattttcctttgttcaaaaaaattttaaatcaatttattatttttaatttaaatagatttatcatttttaataaaCAACATGTGTATTtgtaaatcatatatatatgtacacggTATATATATTTGAGTATTTCTAATATAACTAAAATAAGTATTTAAATAATAAGTTTtttgataaatcaaaatatgatgttacataaaaaatataattttgactTCGTCAATAAAATCATATGTAAGTCTTTTGattcataaattaattttatgttaaaataatatttttataagtgTACATTTTTTATAACAGtattagtttttaaatatgCCCAAACTTATGACATCATATGTGGATTTTAGAAGCTCAAGGCAAGCAAAAAATTGTTCTCAGACgagtatttattaaatttattggcATAACTAGTTAACTattgttataaataattttatatataaccTATGAATTTTTATACTTCttataacatattattagaAGATCACTCCTTGTTCCATCATACCGACATATGTTTGCTCACAAGATAGAAAAAAATACAACGAAATGTCAAAatattaatgcaaaaaaaaaaaaaaaaaaaaaaaaaaaaaaaaaaaaacacgttCTTGACTGTTTCAAGGAAACTTCATATTGACATGTTTGTGGTTGATGGCCATAAATTACATTTGCCCACTTAGTATGACCCTTGGCCACAAAACTTGGACTTAATTTACAATTTGCCATTTGTCTTCATAACTTTAGTTTTGGAATTTGGACACCTTTTCAAAGCTCCAAACTACCAATCACGTTACTATAACAATCTTCAACAATTTGTGATCTTTTCAATAGGAAATGTCATGGTTCCAATACTCTAATGGATCCGCTCCAAACCTATTTCTAGTTTTAGgatttgttttttgttatcAAGTGAATTCAAATCCGATTTTGGATCAAAAAATTATTGGGTCTGGTTATGGATCTAGGGTCATCAGATCAAAACCTGACTTATGTCTTTCCTCTAAACCCATTTAAGACCCAGATCTACTAGACTCATCTCAGATTCGTCAGGCCTATCTTAGACTCGCTTTAGACCCGATTTattatacaatttaaaatcaattttaagttTGTTCTAAACCTATTTCTATATTTAATATGGACTCAATTTAGACCTATACAACCTACAGAcctattttaataataatgaaacctttaaaatataaaaaagtttacagtatgaataattaaatcaataagTGTGGATTGGACTTGACCATGCAAACTTCACTCATGACAATCCCTACTTATAAATACTCCTCTTAGCCAAAATAAATAGTCTCATTTGCGTTTGGCATGTAGACTAAAAATAGGCATTATGGGTAAAAGACTTTAGAAATAATAGAGAGAACTTAGAGAGTACAATAGTAC
The Amaranthus tricolor cultivar Red isolate AtriRed21 chromosome 11, ASM2621246v1, whole genome shotgun sequence DNA segment above includes these coding regions:
- the LOC130826647 gene encoding pollen receptor-like kinase 3, translating into MGIVLPYYILIIILCLRVHSLNDVEALLKLKNSFTNSESLNSWDPNTFPCKNKTSIWKGVICVDGVVIGLRLKSMGLSGNIDVDALSNLVGLRTLSFENNNFSGFIPWLNRLGSLKAIYLSDNQFEGKIDPDFFINMGSLKKLWLANNSFSGEIPSSLALLRNLVELHLENNRFSGMVPPLKQPPLERLNLSNNELEGQVPMSLLNFRDGTSFVGNPNLCGVIVRKDCTTMIKGNNHGTPLISPMTSIGDLKHNQEHNNIRQFQGILAIFVSVTVVLLSLVVLAIFIKEKRREKQDIPTSNKPKNKPNEAAVGLHVEGYTKISSSKGSCRRGGSSAGTGDFVIVNVDKGMFGLTDLMKASAQVLGNGSMGSAYKAIMGNGLGVVVKRMCELNVLQKDGFDAHIRMLASFKHRNVLPPLAYHFTRDEKLVIYEYVPKGSLHYLLHGDRGKVHEELNWPTRLKIIKGIVEGLSSLHSQLKSLDIPHGNLKSSNIMITLHNEPLLMDYGFSPLTNPNVITTTLFGYRSPEVIQYKKVSPKCDVYCLGIVILEILTCKFPTQYLNATNGGTDVVQWVASAIEEGREFEVLDPDIVSNSTSCKASMVKMLHIGADCSEVDVDKRPSLSEAKERVQNIDVHDGGGRDVMALNV